A single genomic interval of Macaca nemestrina isolate mMacNem1 chromosome 14, mMacNem.hap1, whole genome shotgun sequence harbors:
- the LOC105498421 gene encoding interferon epsilon, giving the protein MIIKHFFEIVLVLLASTTVFSLDLKVILFQQKRVNQESLKLLNKLQTSSIHLCLPHRKNFLLPQKSLSPQQYQKGHTLAILHEMLQQIFSLFRANISLDGWEENHMEKFLIQLHQQLEYLEALMGLEAEKLSGTLGSDNLRLQVKMYFRRIHDYLENQDYSSCAWAIVQVEINRCLFFVFSLTEKLSKQGTDP; this is encoded by the coding sequence ATGATTATCAAGCACTTCTTTGAAATTGTGTTGGTGCTGCTGGCCTCTACCACTGTCTTCTCTCTAGATTTGAAAGTGATTCTCTTCCAGCAAAAAAGAGTGAATCAAGAAAGTTTAAAACTCTTGAATAAGTTGCAAACCTCATCAATTCACCTGTGTCTACCACACAGGAAAAACTTCCTGCTTCCTCAGAAGTCTTTGAGTCCTCAGCAGTACCAAAAAGGACATACTCTGGCCATTCTCCATGAGATGCTTCAGCAGATCTTCAGCCTCTTTAGGGCAAATATTTCTCTGGATGGTTGGGAGGAAAATCACATGGAGAAATTCCTAATTCAACTTCATCAACAGCTAGAATACCTAGAAGCACTCATGGGACTGGAAGCAGAGAAGCTAAGTGGTACTTTGGGTAGTGATAACCTTAGATTACAAGTTAAAATGTACTTCCGAAGGATCCATGATTACCTGGAAAACCAGGACTACAGCAGCTGTGCCTGGGCCATTGTCCAAGTAGAAATCAACCGATGtcttttctttgtgttcagtCTCACAGAAAAGCTGAGCAAACAAGGAACAGACCCTTGA